ACTACGACTTCGCTAAATATAGCCCACATGAATCACATGTACAGAGTAGAGGGGATTGAGGACGCTGAGCGGAAAATATTATTAAAAGGCGCAGAGAAGACGGCTGAGCCTATGAAGGGACTTCTTAAATCGCTAATAGAGGCTTGCCATAAATTTAAAGTTCTATCAAGGATGGAGATGAGTGAGGCCGATGCGCACAAATTAGAGGTATTTAAACAAAATATAATTGAAGAGTTCTATGGGGTATTTGAAAGTCAGGTCCAGGAGGCTTATACCATTGTCCTCGAAGATAAATATGAAGAGTTTAATATAAATCATTATCAGGACATCCTGCGTTTCGTAATTCTACAGCTTTCAAGGACCACCAAAACAAAAGAAAAAAGTAAAGAACTGTTGGAACCTCTACTTTTAGAGAAGGGTATTAGCTTCAGGGACTTTGATACGCTTTATTCTGCGATAATTTCCGAGCAGATTACATTGAGCCTAATCGAGAAGCTTTACCAAATCGAGGTGATAGAAAATAACACTATAATAAATTTTATAACTAGCGATAACCCTGTAAAGAATATGCTTGCTATAGAGGAAAAGCACGTAGAAATTTACTGGCCTATCAGCCCAAGAAAAGCCATTATGATTAAGCGTACAAATTTCACCCCAGACGAGGCGAGTTCAATAAAGCAAGGGATATTGCATCACGATCGCAAGGCTGAACACATAATCAGAGTTAAAGCACTGCTTGACGAAGATGAAGTTAGCAAGCTAAATTTAATGGTCTGGGATAATAAACAACTACATACGTTCTATA
This DNA window, taken from Pseudomonas sp. SG20056, encodes the following:
- a CDS encoding DUF4238 domain-containing protein; the protein is MNKKTKKQHFVSQFYLNRWANEDGMISARGEKGSFTTTSLNIAHMNHMYRVEGIEDAERKILLKGAEKTAEPMKGLLKSLIEACHKFKVLSRMEMSEADAHKLEVFKQNIIEEFYGVFESQVQEAYTIVLEDKYEEFNINHYQDILRFVILQLSRTTKTKEKSKELLEPLLLEKGISFRDFDTLYSAIISEQITLSLIEKLYQIEVIENNTIINFITSDNPVKNMLAIEEKHVEIYWPISPRKAIMIKRTNFTPDEASSIKQGILHHDRKAEHIIRVKALLDEDEVSKLNLMVWDNKQLHTFYKLEQDMQFLGV